In bacterium, one DNA window encodes the following:
- the pgeF gene encoding peptidoglycan editing factor PgeF: MQLRNAIFFSTLFEDSAVIHGFTTRAWGNLGFGKKPGDPEVIANRLNLFESEGLDTRALIQPKQVHSNVCISATEFVPGIQADGTYSKSSNDLLSILTADCLPILVHHPDGIVAAIHAGWRGLYEEILPKTLALLPRNTSVAIGPSIGPCCYEVGQDLAERFAEKFGSGVVVAGKDKPHLDLRLAAILQLQESGVEEMDVCEICTSCHPDLFFSYRRDGSSGRMMSYIGLAK, from the coding sequence GTGCAACTCCGAAACGCTATTTTCTTTTCTACTTTATTCGAAGACTCTGCGGTGATCCACGGATTTACCACGCGCGCGTGGGGCAACCTCGGATTCGGTAAAAAGCCGGGAGACCCGGAAGTGATCGCGAACCGGCTGAACTTGTTTGAATCAGAAGGGCTTGATACGCGCGCTTTAATTCAGCCGAAGCAGGTGCATTCGAACGTCTGCATTTCCGCTACCGAGTTTGTGCCCGGAATCCAGGCTGATGGCACGTACAGCAAATCTTCGAACGACCTGTTGTCCATTCTAACTGCCGATTGCCTACCGATCCTTGTTCATCATCCGGACGGAATTGTTGCTGCGATTCACGCAGGATGGCGTGGTCTCTATGAGGAAATCCTGCCAAAGACTCTGGCTCTCCTTCCGCGCAATACAAGTGTCGCGATCGGGCCATCCATTGGTCCTTGCTGTTATGAAGTGGGACAGGATCTTGCGGAACGATTTGCAGAGAAGTTTGGCAGTGGTGTGGTTGTTGCGGGAAAAGACAAGCCACATCTGGATCTGCGATTGGCTGCAATCCTGCAACTTCAGGAGTCAGGAGTGGAAGAAATGGATGTATGTGAGATTTGCACGTCCTGCCATCCGGATCTTTTCTTTTCCTATCGCCGGGACGGCTCCTCCGGCCGCATGATGTCCTACATCGGCTTAGCAAAGTAG
- the dinB gene encoding DNA polymerase IV, with protein sequence MFIHVDMDAFFVAVEELLNPALRGKPVAVGGSPDGRGVIASASYEARHFGVRSAMSSYQAKKICPNLIFVPAHYDEYANYSDALAAILERYSPDVEWVSIDEAYVNLYGFERLYGPAVAVGEKIRTAIQKELHLSASIGVARNRLMAKVASEYAKPHGLLFILPGHEESFLKTLPVRALPGVGEKLEKELQEMGISTIGDLAAMPTDLLQAVFGIYGYYLWKRAHGEDSVLHVPAVESKSISREITLDQDTVDEEYLSSVLHLLIEKAANELRKTRRKAKTITLKLRYTDLKRVSRAVTLEKATNLDEIIYKNTMDLLQQNWQRRVRIRLIGIHLSQFEPETGQLELFPDPKETKYRNLYEKMDQVRERFGFESVRAGKSTLLRTLNF encoded by the coding sequence ATGTTTATACATGTCGATATGGATGCATTTTTCGTGGCGGTCGAGGAGTTGCTGAACCCGGCATTACGAGGGAAGCCAGTGGCTGTCGGAGGCTCTCCGGATGGTCGTGGTGTGATTGCATCTGCATCTTATGAGGCGCGGCATTTTGGTGTGCGTTCCGCCATGTCCAGTTATCAGGCAAAAAAAATCTGTCCGAATTTGATTTTCGTTCCTGCTCATTATGATGAATATGCAAATTATTCCGATGCTCTGGCTGCAATTCTGGAACGTTATTCCCCGGATGTGGAATGGGTGTCGATTGATGAAGCCTACGTAAACCTCTATGGTTTTGAACGTCTATACGGTCCGGCTGTTGCGGTTGGTGAAAAGATCCGGACCGCCATCCAGAAAGAACTTCATTTAAGCGCTTCGATCGGTGTGGCCCGGAACCGTTTGATGGCAAAAGTTGCTTCTGAATATGCCAAGCCTCATGGATTATTGTTTATTCTTCCGGGACATGAGGAAAGTTTTCTTAAAACTTTGCCGGTGCGCGCGTTGCCTGGAGTGGGTGAAAAATTAGAAAAAGAACTTCAGGAAATGGGGATCAGCACAATTGGTGATCTCGCTGCGATGCCCACAGATCTTTTGCAAGCGGTTTTTGGGATTTATGGTTATTATCTGTGGAAACGCGCTCATGGAGAAGATAGTGTTCTCCATGTTCCCGCCGTTGAATCAAAATCGATCAGCCGTGAAATCACATTAGATCAGGATACGGTGGATGAAGAATATTTATCTTCTGTTCTCCATTTGTTGATAGAAAAAGCGGCAAATGAGCTCCGAAAAACCCGGCGCAAAGCCAAAACTATCACCTTGAAGCTCCGGTATACGGATTTAAAACGCGTCTCACGCGCGGTAACGCTGGAGAAAGCCACCAATCTGGATGAAATCATTTATAAGAACACGATGGATCTGCTGCAGCAGAACTGGCAACGGCGTGTTCGTATCCGTTTAATCGGGATACATCTTTCACAGTTTGAACCGGAGACAGGACAACTCGAGCTCTTTCCCGATCCGAAGGAGACCAAATACAGAAATCTTTATGAGAAGATGGATCAAGTTCGTGAACGATTCGGTTTTGAATCCGTTCGCGCAGGCAAAAGCACCCTCCTCCGCACATTAAACTTTTAA
- the lexA gene encoding transcriptional repressor LexA, whose protein sequence is MYLTKVQKEIFDYVQNFIQARGYAPSMEEIARHFRYTSLATVHKHLTHLQQKKLIRRKRNSGRSIELIPVDSEQQGSEVPLLGYVAAGKPIEAIQMNEVISVPPDMVARKGKTYVLQVRGDSMIEEQIRDGDYVIVEDRQTAENGEVVIALIDKEETTLKKFYREKNGSIRLQPANPEMKPFSIASDRVKIQGIVIGILRKY, encoded by the coding sequence TTGTATTTAACCAAGGTACAAAAAGAAATTTTTGATTACGTTCAGAATTTCATTCAAGCAAGAGGGTACGCGCCCAGCATGGAAGAAATCGCGCGTCATTTTCGTTATACATCTCTCGCAACTGTCCACAAACATTTGACTCATTTGCAGCAAAAAAAGTTGATTCGCCGAAAAAGAAATTCCGGCCGTTCGATCGAATTGATTCCGGTGGATTCAGAACAACAGGGCTCGGAAGTGCCGTTACTGGGCTATGTAGCGGCGGGAAAACCGATCGAAGCGATTCAGATGAATGAAGTCATTTCGGTTCCTCCGGATATGGTTGCCCGAAAGGGGAAAACTTATGTCTTGCAGGTCCGTGGCGATTCGATGATCGAGGAGCAAATCCGGGATGGAGATTATGTGATCGTGGAAGATCGCCAGACCGCTGAAAATGGCGAAGTTGTGATTGCCTTAATTGATAAAGAAGAAACAACTTTGAAGAAATTCTATCGTGAGAAAAACGGGAGCATCCGGTTGCAGCCGGCGAATCCTGAGATGAAACCCTTTTCCATCGCGTCGGACAGGGTCAAAATCCAGGGAATTGTCATCGGGATCCTTCGGAAGTATTGA
- the rpmB gene encoding 50S ribosomal protein L28: protein MAKRCDVCGKGPVRGNNVSHAHNVTSRRWMPNLHKTKVKIGESIKTLKVCTRCLRSNLVQKVV from the coding sequence ATGGCTAAGAGATGCGATGTCTGTGGCAAAGGCCCTGTTCGGGGGAATAACGTGAGCCACGCTCATAATGTGACGAGCCGCCGGTGGATGCCGAATCTTCACAAGACGAAGGTGAAAATTGGCGAATCGATCAAGACGTTGAAAGTCTGCACGCGTTGTCTGCGATCCAATCTCGTCCAGAAAGTCGTGTAA
- a CDS encoding alpha/beta hydrolase produces the protein MKKAGFYSIAFLLCLAIIVSMNNRFVQSMIYPAPSIAVPEKPPASFTRPAWDLEIDGWLYEPERSARKQVMIYFHGNGENLETLRRSGLLEELQAFQIPFLVVDYPGYGRSKGSASEENILRNSAGAVNWLKGRFADHLIILCGWSLGASVAVQTAQQTGQADALIAMSTWTSLRDVAALHFSEWLVGFALKERYDALRAAQDITCPVLMIHGELDDLIPAGQGKKVASTMKALTRWVLLPSVGHNDLLSQPVVWKEIADFLTGLI, from the coding sequence ATGAAGAAAGCTGGCTTCTACAGCATTGCTTTTTTGCTTTGCCTGGCAATCATAGTTTCAATGAACAACCGCTTTGTCCAGAGCATGATTTATCCTGCTCCTTCCATTGCCGTGCCGGAAAAACCGCCGGCTTCCTTTACGCGGCCGGCCTGGGACCTGGAAATCGATGGATGGTTGTACGAACCGGAACGGTCTGCACGCAAACAGGTGATGATCTATTTTCACGGCAACGGTGAAAATCTGGAAACGCTCCGCCGGTCCGGCTTGTTGGAAGAATTGCAAGCGTTCCAAATCCCCTTTCTGGTTGTAGATTATCCCGGTTACGGAAGAAGCAAAGGAAGCGCGTCCGAAGAAAACATCTTGCGGAACAGCGCCGGAGCAGTCAATTGGTTGAAAGGGCGATTTGCGGATCATCTGATCATCCTTTGTGGCTGGTCGCTGGGAGCATCTGTTGCGGTTCAGACTGCGCAGCAAACCGGCCAGGCCGATGCATTAATAGCGATGAGTACATGGACCTCTTTGCGGGATGTTGCCGCGCTTCATTTCTCGGAGTGGCTGGTCGGCTTTGCGCTGAAGGAGCGTTACGATGCATTACGTGCTGCGCAGGATATCACTTGTCCGGTGCTCATGATTCATGGCGAACTGGATGATCTGATTCCTGCCGGTCAGGGAAAAAAGGTGGCTTCTACGATGAAAGCTCTCACTCGATGGGTACTGCTTCCCTCCGTCGGTCACAACGATTTACTTTCCCAGCCGGTGGTCTGGAAGGAGATCGCAGACTTCCTTACCGGTCTTATCTAG
- a CDS encoding type II toxin-antitoxin system VapC family toxin, giving the protein MILVDSNILMYAAGKSHPNKSPSTSFLEKVAGGDVEAVIDAEILQEILHRYRAIGRWKDGRKVYDFSRQIFPIVIGITADTVDFARAILDQYQNLMARDALHAAVIQLHDIESFCSYDRDFDDIRGIRRAEPSDFL; this is encoded by the coding sequence GTGATTCTGGTCGATTCGAATATACTCATGTATGCGGCAGGAAAAAGCCATCCGAACAAAAGTCCCAGCACGTCTTTTCTTGAAAAGGTTGCTGGTGGTGATGTTGAAGCGGTGATCGATGCAGAAATACTCCAGGAAATACTTCATCGTTATCGGGCGATTGGGCGATGGAAAGACGGACGTAAAGTCTACGATTTTTCTCGCCAAATTTTTCCAATTGTGATCGGGATTACTGCTGATACAGTGGACTTTGCGCGCGCGATCCTCGATCAGTATCAGAACCTTATGGCTAGAGATGCCCTTCATGCCGCGGTGATTCAGTTGCACGATATTGAGTCATTCTGCAGTTATGACCGGGACTTCGATGATATCCGAGGGATACGTCGCGCAGAACCTTCCGATTTTCTCTAG
- a CDS encoding type II toxin-antitoxin system HicB family antitoxin, translated as MELSKKTTVLFPPDLHEKLTKLALQQGVSMGELIRNACEQLYGIASKDDRVSAVRELAALSLPVASPRKMKLQSVPRPKEISK; from the coding sequence ATGGAGCTCAGCAAAAAGACCACTGTTCTATTTCCCCCGGATCTTCACGAAAAACTAACAAAGCTAGCGTTACAGCAAGGTGTGAGCATGGGGGAACTGATACGAAACGCATGCGAACAACTTTATGGAATTGCATCAAAGGACGATAGAGTTTCTGCGGTGCGCGAGCTGGCAGCGCTGTCTCTTCCAGTGGCGAGTCCAAGGAAAATGAAGTTGCAGTCCGTCCCGCGACCAAAAGAGATTTCAAAGTGA
- a CDS encoding class I fructose-bisphosphate aldolase translates to MALGVIEELLGKDLEALLRHECKGIKRDQLHLPGPDFVDRVWIPTDRNPQVLRNFQSLISHGRLNGTGYVSILPVDQGIEHSAGASFAPNPVYFDPESIVQLAMEGGCNAVASTLGILGSVSRKYAHRIPFIVKINHNEFLSYPNKFDQILFSSVEQAWNMGAAAVGATIYFGSAESSRQIQEISVAFQRAHELGMVTILWCYLRNSAFKVGETDYHVAADLTGQANHLGVTIQADIVKQKLPENNGGFNALKFGKTHKKVYEQLTSDHPIDLCRYQVANCYMGRSGLINSGGASGSNDLAEAVRTAIINKRAGGMGLISGRKAFQKPMSDGVKLLNLIQDVYLAKEITVA, encoded by the coding sequence ATGGCTTTAGGAGTGATTGAAGAGTTGTTGGGAAAGGATTTGGAAGCGCTGCTTCGTCATGAATGCAAAGGGATCAAACGGGATCAGCTGCATTTGCCTGGTCCCGATTTTGTAGATCGCGTGTGGATTCCTACCGATCGAAATCCACAGGTTCTGCGAAATTTTCAATCCTTGATTTCACACGGACGTTTGAACGGAACAGGTTATGTGTCTATTTTGCCTGTGGATCAGGGTATTGAACATTCCGCAGGAGCATCCTTTGCTCCCAATCCGGTATATTTCGATCCGGAAAGCATTGTGCAGCTTGCGATGGAAGGTGGTTGCAATGCTGTTGCTTCAACATTGGGAATACTCGGTTCGGTCTCCCGCAAATATGCTCATCGAATTCCCTTCATCGTAAAGATCAATCACAATGAATTCCTGAGCTATCCCAACAAATTCGATCAAATCCTGTTTTCCAGCGTTGAGCAGGCATGGAACATGGGCGCTGCAGCTGTGGGCGCGACCATTTATTTCGGTTCCGCAGAATCCTCCCGCCAGATCCAGGAAATCAGTGTGGCCTTTCAGCGTGCGCATGAGCTCGGCATGGTCACCATCCTCTGGTGCTATTTACGCAATTCTGCGTTCAAAGTCGGAGAGACGGACTACCATGTGGCGGCGGATCTGACGGGACAGGCCAATCATCTTGGCGTAACGATCCAAGCAGACATCGTGAAACAAAAGTTGCCTGAAAATAACGGCGGATTCAACGCGCTGAAGTTCGGAAAAACGCACAAAAAAGTCTACGAGCAACTCACCAGCGATCATCCGATCGATCTTTGCCGTTATCAGGTTGCGAACTGCTATATGGGCCGTTCCGGTTTGATCAACTCGGGCGGCGCTTCCGGCAGCAACGATCTGGCTGAAGCCGTGCGCACCGCCATCATCAACAAACGCGCAGGCGGGATGGGTTTGATCTCCGGACGAAAAGCGTTCCAGAAACCGATGTCAGATGGCGTGAAGCTGCTCAATTTGATACAGGATGTTTATCTCGCGAAAGAAATTACTGTGGCATAG
- the boxB gene encoding benzoyl-CoA 2,3-epoxidase subunit BoxB: MSTVNQFEKIPNNVNLSEDRRLQRALETWQPDYLQWWLEMGPTDFQKDSIYLRTAISVEPSGWAHFDYVKMPDYRWGIFLAPPAQDSHIRFGDFEGQPVWNEIPGEFRNWLRRIVVTQGDTEPASVEQQRRLGHTAPSLYDLRNLFQVNVEEGRHLWAMVYLLHRFFGRDGREEAEELLSRRSGNPDKPRILGAFNQPVENWLDFFMFTMFTDRDGKYQLLALSESGFDPLARTTKFMLTEEAHHMFVGESGVMRIVQRTAELMKQDPNEDVRKMGGIDLLTIQKYINLWYSLSADLFGGEISSNAANYFGASLKGRHKEDSYEDHQVKSDSYKMAVPENGKLKDQEVPLRNAMNEVLRDSYIDDCQRGCDRWNKVLEQAGFPFRLRIPNRRFNRHIGIYADMHFTPEGDPISAEQWERYKQDWLPDDQDREYVQSLMKPVYEVGKIANWIAPPDKGVNAKPFAFEYVRFQ, translated from the coding sequence ATGAGCACAGTGAATCAGTTTGAGAAAATTCCGAACAATGTAAATCTGAGTGAAGACCGCCGTTTGCAACGGGCTTTGGAAACATGGCAGCCGGATTATTTGCAATGGTGGCTGGAGATGGGTCCTACTGATTTTCAAAAGGACTCGATTTACTTACGCACCGCAATATCGGTGGAACCGAGCGGCTGGGCGCATTTTGATTACGTGAAAATGCCCGATTATCGCTGGGGAATATTTCTCGCGCCACCAGCGCAGGATTCACACATTCGATTCGGTGATTTCGAAGGGCAACCGGTCTGGAATGAAATTCCCGGCGAATTCCGGAACTGGCTGCGCCGTATTGTTGTGACGCAAGGGGATACAGAACCTGCGAGCGTTGAACAACAGCGAAGGTTGGGACACACAGCCCCCAGTTTGTACGACCTGCGCAATCTTTTTCAAGTGAACGTGGAAGAAGGACGCCACCTGTGGGCGATGGTCTATTTGCTTCACAGATTTTTCGGACGCGATGGCAGGGAAGAAGCTGAGGAATTACTGTCGCGCCGAAGCGGCAATCCGGATAAACCCCGCATTCTGGGCGCTTTCAATCAGCCTGTAGAAAACTGGCTGGACTTTTTCATGTTCACGATGTTCACAGATCGCGACGGCAAGTACCAGCTACTTGCTCTGAGTGAGAGCGGTTTTGATCCTCTCGCCCGCACCACAAAATTCATGCTGACGGAAGAAGCGCATCACATGTTTGTCGGGGAATCGGGTGTGATGCGAATTGTGCAAAGGACCGCCGAGCTCATGAAACAGGATCCAAATGAAGACGTGCGCAAAATGGGTGGAATCGATCTGCTCACGATTCAAAAGTACATCAATCTCTGGTACAGCTTGAGCGCAGATCTTTTTGGCGGCGAAATCTCTTCAAACGCGGCGAACTATTTCGGCGCCAGCTTGAAAGGACGCCACAAAGAAGATAGTTACGAAGATCATCAGGTGAAGTCCGATTCCTATAAGATGGCCGTTCCGGAAAACGGAAAGTTAAAAGATCAGGAAGTTCCCTTGCGCAATGCGATGAATGAAGTGTTGCGGGATTCTTACATCGATGATTGTCAGCGCGGCTGTGACCGCTGGAACAAAGTTCTGGAACAGGCCGGTTTTCCTTTCCGGCTTAGAATCCCCAACCGGAGGTTCAATAGGCACATCGGAATCTACGCCGATATGCATTTCACACCGGAAGGGGATCCTATCAGCGCTGAACAATGGGAGCGGTACAAACAGGACTGGCTTCCGGATGATCAGGACCGGGAGTACGTGCAAAGTTTGATGAAACCGGTTTACGAGGTTGGGAAAATTGCAAACTGGATCGCCCCGCCTGATAAAGGCGTCAACGCCAAACCATTCGCCTTCGAATATGTCCGCTTTCAATAA